The Pedosphaera parvula Ellin514 region AAGCTGATCAACCAGTATTCATCGGTTGGGAGCGGGCCGTGTCACATTCAGCTCGACAAGGAAGCATGCCATGCCTTGGTGGCAAATTACGGAAGTGGAAGTGTCGCAGTGTTGCCGATTGAGAAGAGCGGTAAATTGGAAGAGGCCTGTGCTTTCAATCAACATGAGGGCACCAGTATTAATTCCGAACGACAGGAAGGGCCGCATGCCCATTGCGTGACGTTGGACAAGGGAAATCGTTTTGCGTTTGTGTGTGATCTGGGACTGGATAAAGTCCTGAGTTACCGATTTGACTTGAAGCAGGGCACACTGGTTCCCAACGAGCCGGCGTTTGCGAAAATTCATCCTGGAGCAGGGCCCAGGCATCTGACTTTTTCACCGAATGGCAAACATGCCTATCTCGTGAATGAGATGAGTTGCACCGTGAATGTGTTTGATTATGACGCGAAACATGGTGTTTTGAAGGAAGTTCAGACGGTGGAGGTTTTGCCCGAGAACTACAAAGGATTTCATTCAGGAGCAGAAATTGAGGTGCATCCTTCGGGCAAATTTGTTTATGCCTCGGCTCGTGGGCCTGATCTGATAGCTGTATTTGCAGTGGATGCCAGGAATGGCAAGTTAACGCTGGTGGAGCGGCAGTCAACTCGGGGGAAGACACCCCGGCATTTCGGCGTTGACCCAACGGGAAAGTATCTGTTGGTGGCCAATCAGGATTCAAACAATATTGTTGTTTTCAGCATTGATGCAAGCAGCGGCCGGCTGACACCGACAGGGAAAATTTTGGAAGTCGGTGCGCCGGTTTGCGTGAAGTTTTGCCAGTAGCGGAAAATGGCGAAAGTTGGCGGCAATCTTTTGCCACAGGTTGAATTTCACGTTCGTTCGAGATTATACCGAATGCCAAAATTAATTTCCGGAATGGGGAAAAGAACCGGAATGAAAGGAGCCAATAAGCCGGATGAAAGTGGAGACTGAAAAAGCCATGGCCTTGGGGATGAGGAAGATTCATTGGTCATTGGCTGCAGGGTGCTTTTGATTTGAGGCGGCGTTGTCGGCCTTGGCGTTATCTTTCAGATAGCGCCTGCGGCCTCCGCCTTGCCTCAAACCAAAATCCCTCCTGCCATCCGGAAATTACTTTCGGCATTCGGTATAACTCGGCTTGAATGAAGCAGTTTTGCGGGCTGAGGAAATTACTTCTTTATGCGAACGGTAAATTTGATGCGTGTGCCTTCGCCGTGGGTACTGCTGATCTCACAGAGGCCTTCAATTTCCTCGAGTCGCTTGCACATGTTGATGAGTCCATTGCCGGAAGAAATGCGATCCTGAAGCCTGGAATCAGCGGACGCGGACAGGGGCGCCTTGGGATCAAAACCCCTGCCGTTATCGGCGACGAACAGATTAAATTCTTTGTTGGAAAGAGTAAGTGAGACCCGCACTTCGGTTGCGGCGGCATGCTTGAGCACGTTGTTCAACGCCTCCTTGAAGGCAAGGAAGAGGTTGTGTCGCACTTCGGCAGTAAGCGGCCAGTGTGGCAGTTCGATAGGCACATCCAAACGGCAGCGGATTCCAGCGACGCTCAGAAAGTCCTGAGCAAATTTACCGAGATAGGAAACCAGGCTGTCGAGAGTGTCGTGTTGGGGGCTTACGGCCCAGACAATTTCGTCCATGGCCTTGGTTAATTCGCGAGCAGTGCGGTAAATATGATCCAGGTCGGCGGCGGCCTGATGAGGGTCCTCGGCATCGGTACGGCCCGATTGGCTGAGCATGGTGATACGGGTAAGGCTGGCACCGAGGTCATCGTGAATATCCTTGGCGATTCGGGCGCGTTCTCTTTCCAAGGCGCGTTGCCGTTCCAACTTTTCCATTCGTTGGCGGAGACGGCGGCGGGTGGCGTAGCGCGCGCCGCCAGCGACCGCACAAATGCCGGCCATAACGCCCCCGGAGGTGAACCACCAGGTTTGCCAAAACTGAGGCAGAATGGTGAGCGGAAGGCTGGCACCGGTTTCATTCCAAACACCGTCGTTGTTGCAAGCAGTGGCTTCGAAGGTGTAAGTGCCGGGTTTGAGATAGCTGTAATAGGCAATACGACGGTTGTTGGCATCGACCCACTCCGATTCCAAGCCTTTCAGCCTATATTTAAAGCGGACTTTGTCCGGAGCGACAAAGCTCAGGCCTGTGTAGCGGAATTCAAAACGTTGTTTGCCGGGCGCGACAGTAAGGCCGGATTGAGTTCCGTGCTGATCGACGGGAGAAAGAGGAATTAAGTCCCCATCAACGGTTACTTCTTCGATCACGACTGGTGGTGGGCGCGGGTTGATTTTGACATCTTCAGGGTCCAGCACGGCCAGGCCCTTGCTGGTTGGAAACCAGAGACGCCCATCGGGTGTTTTGCAGCCCGCGGGTTGGAATCCGCCGGAGCATTCGAGCGTGCTGAGCCCATCTGCCTTGCCGTAAGAAATACAATGGATCAGTTTCTGTTTGCCATCGGCACATTTATTCAACTCTTCCCGGCTGACACGAAAGATGCCGCCGTAAGAACTCATCCAGTAATTGCCATGGCCATCGTCCGCAATATGGCAAACGACGTTGTTGGGCAATCCTTCGCGGGTAGAGATGGTAACGAATTTACCTTGCTTTAAACGGCACAGTCCACTGCCGAAAGTGCCAATCCATAGGGTGCCGTCTGGCTCGGAGTGCAGGGACCAGACAAAGTCGTTGGCGAGGCCGTCAGATTTGTGGAATTGAGTGATCTTGTCGTCCTGAATTTTGCCCAACCCGCCACCCGACATGCCGAACCAGATCGCACCGGTCGCATCTTCAGTGATCGCCCGGACATCCGGCACAGCCAGGCCTTCCTGCCGGGTGAACCAGGTGCAAAGACCCTTATCATAACGAGCAAGGCCGGACCGGGTGCCGATCCAAAGCATGCCTCTGCGATCTTGATGAAGCGCCAGCATGGGGCGGGAAATGTCTTCCAATCCTGGAATGGTTCGAAAACCTTTTTCCTCGCGTATCCGCAGACCGCCACCCCAAGTGCCCACCAACAACTGATGTTGGCGATCCTCCAAGAGGGACCAGACGAAGGAGTTTGGTAAACCGGCGGATTGGTCATACCGGGTCAGTTTGCCATCCAGTAAATGATACAACCCGGCGCCTTCAGTTCCCACCCAAAGGCTGCCATCGTAACTGGGAGTGATGGAGAGCAGAGCACGGCCCTGCCATTCATCGGGCGCCTTGATCATTTCCACCTTGCGGCGACGAAAGGCATCCAAGCCGCCACCGCCCGTGCCAACCCAGAGATTGCCTTCAGAATCCTCACGGAGAGAACGAATCCAATCGCCAGAAAGTCCATTTTGGCGCGAGAGATGTTTGCGGGAGCCATCGGGCAGGATCAGGAAAATGCCCTCCTTAAGAGTACCGACAAGCAGTTCGCCGCTGCGGGCTTCCAGCATGGTGGTGACGGAACTATCTATCGGCGCATAACCGGAGTCCTTGATGACACCATCCGGCGTGCGTTTGACCAGTTTGCCATTGTTGACGAGCCAGAGGCCGCCATCGTGGGCGGCACAGCCGAGTTGAAAATTGTTGGTGCCGTTTGGTCCCGTCGTATCGCAAATAATGATCTCCCGCTTTTCCAGTCCACCAAAGAGGCTGCCCCGAACAACCCAGAGTGTGCCGTCCTTTTCCCTGGCAAAGGAGGGAAGGGTTTCGCCGGGCTCATTGCCCTGGCCGCAGCGAAAACCTTTATTGTCCTTGAGACAGAGGAGCCAGCTGGCATCACTGAGAAGCCAGAGGTCGCCATGCTTATCGGCTTCAATGCCGGTGATAGGGCCGCCGGGCCAGTTGGTGCCAAGCGGGATGTGGCTGAAGATGCCGTTGTGATATTTGGTGAGGTCACCAGTTTCATGACCAATCCAGAGAGCCTTTTGGGCATCCTCGTAGAGGCTGGTGATGCGACGGCCAATCAGTCCGGGAGTATTACTGGTGTCGAAAACCGTGAAACGGACTCCATCGAAGCGGACCAATCCATTGTAAGTGCCGAGCCACAGGTAGCCATCCTGGGTTTGCGCGATCGAGGTTATGGAGTTTTGCGGCAGCCCATTCTCGGTTTCCCAGATATCAAACGAGTAATCCGAACTGGTGGTGGGATGTTCAGCTGAAAAAGCAGGTTGCATTGTGAACAGACAACCGAGAAGGAGCAAAGTGTGCCTGGCGACACGCCAACCAGAAAAGACATTATATCCAGGGAACACGTGAGGGATGATATCAGTTTTACGGAGGGAAGCAAGAGTGGGGCACCTTTAGCCAGCATTAGCGCGGAAAGGGGATTTCGACGGTGAACCGAACACGCAAACACGAATAAGTAGAGGTTTCGGAGGCGAATTCTTCTAGGGGGAAGACCTACCGACGAAACCTTTGACAATTCGACACTTATCACCAGACAATGTCCGGGGCAGAAGAACTCCACTTGTTTGAGATCACGAAAGAAATGGCTAAATTATTCGGGATTGTTTTCCCGGATGCCGGTCAACTTTGGTGATTTCATTGCGATGGATTCGTAATTGACAATACAAATGATTCATGGTTTTAAACGGCGCTTTTAATTCTAGTGCATATGAAGAAATCCGTTCGTCGCGGTGCTGCTCCTTCGATTTCGGTGACTCCGTGCTTTGGAGTCAGTCAGCTTGTTGCCCTCTCGATTGGGATTTTCTCCATCCAGTCAGCAACCGGCACTGAAAATGTTCCTCATGCTCCTTTTGCTCAGTGGGCCGAAGTTCCGGCTAAAGGGCAGATTATTGCCGGACTCTTCTATGATGAATCAGAGTCCTACCATATTTGGGCTAAAAACAGTTATCACAACATTTCGGTGAAGGCTGATGGAGAGACTTACGGCATCGACATCAATCAGGGCTATTTGGCGCTGCAATACGGCATCACGGAAAGGTGGGCAGTCGATGCGGCGGTTGGGTATACGACGTCGGGGTGGCGATTTTT contains the following coding sequences:
- a CDS encoding lactonase family protein, whose protein sequence is MALSGLNTKGQVAKTRAAEADAKSECLVYVGTYTNGKSKGIYGYRMDLRTGGLNSIGLVVETPNPTFLAIDTERHFLFAVNEISRFQGKAAGAVSSFSIDTQTGMLKLINQYSSVGSGPCHIQLDKEACHALVANYGSGSVAVLPIEKSGKLEEACAFNQHEGTSINSERQEGPHAHCVTLDKGNRFAFVCDLGLDKVLSYRFDLKQGTLVPNEPAFAKIHPGAGPRHLTFSPNGKHAYLVNEMSCTVNVFDYDAKHGVLKEVQTVEVLPENYKGFHSGAEIEVHPSGKFVYASARGPDLIAVFAVDARNGKLTLVERQSTRGKTPRHFGVDPTGKYLLVANQDSNNIVVFSIDASSGRLTPTGKILEVGAPVCVKFCQ
- a CDS encoding sensor histidine kinase — encoded protein: MQPAFSAEHPTTSSDYSFDIWETENGLPQNSITSIAQTQDGYLWLGTYNGLVRFDGVRFTVFDTSNTPGLIGRRITSLYEDAQKALWIGHETGDLTKYHNGIFSHIPLGTNWPGGPITGIEADKHGDLWLLSDASWLLCLKDNKGFRCGQGNEPGETLPSFAREKDGTLWVVRGSLFGGLEKREIIICDTTGPNGTNNFQLGCAAHDGGLWLVNNGKLVKRTPDGVIKDSGYAPIDSSVTTMLEARSGELLVGTLKEGIFLILPDGSRKHLSRQNGLSGDWIRSLREDSEGNLWVGTGGGGLDAFRRRKVEMIKAPDEWQGRALLSITPSYDGSLWVGTEGAGLYHLLDGKLTRYDQSAGLPNSFVWSLLEDRQHQLLVGTWGGGLRIREEKGFRTIPGLEDISRPMLALHQDRRGMLWIGTRSGLARYDKGLCTWFTRQEGLAVPDVRAITEDATGAIWFGMSGGGLGKIQDDKITQFHKSDGLANDFVWSLHSEPDGTLWIGTFGSGLCRLKQGKFVTISTREGLPNNVVCHIADDGHGNYWMSSYGGIFRVSREELNKCADGKQKLIHCISYGKADGLSTLECSGGFQPAGCKTPDGRLWFPTSKGLAVLDPEDVKINPRPPPVVIEEVTVDGDLIPLSPVDQHGTQSGLTVAPGKQRFEFRYTGLSFVAPDKVRFKYRLKGLESEWVDANNRRIAYYSYLKPGTYTFEATACNNDGVWNETGASLPLTILPQFWQTWWFTSGGVMAGICAVAGGARYATRRRLRQRMEKLERQRALERERARIAKDIHDDLGASLTRITMLSQSGRTDAEDPHQAAADLDHIYRTARELTKAMDEIVWAVSPQHDTLDSLVSYLGKFAQDFLSVAGIRCRLDVPIELPHWPLTAEVRHNLFLAFKEALNNVLKHAAATEVRVSLTLSNKEFNLFVADNGRGFDPKAPLSASADSRLQDRISSGNGLINMCKRLEEIEGLCEISSTHGEGTRIKFTVRIKK